In a single window of the Thunnus maccoyii chromosome 7, fThuMac1.1, whole genome shotgun sequence genome:
- the LOC121900819 gene encoding phospholipase A2 inhibitor gamma subunit B-like, with protein sequence MMKLILTLTLIWTLSSTAEALECWTGQGTDMKQQTLRNSTGLCATVAFQEKKIGYFSQDTTRLCLPSSVISEGKHTYSFNVGFESKAASVHVCNTDRCNSQVIPHPGIQKKNNLQCFTCNYLFSAVCNETVQCVGTEDRCISWTGGYAYNRDQTAYAFGCASANLCDIASRLELLPHWPFKSLSEPKCCGSSFCNSASSVKLNVIPLLFGLITLIVS encoded by the exons ATGATGAAACTGATCCTGACTCTCACTCTCATCTGGACACTCTCCAGCACAG CTGAAGCTCTTGAGTGTTGGACTGGTCAAGGGACTGACATGAAGCAACAGACCTTACGTAACTCTACTGGCCTGTGTGCAACTGTTGCCTTTCAAG aaaaaaagattggATATTTCTCACAGGACACCACCAGGTTGTGTTTGCCATCCTCCGTTATCAGTGAAGGAAAGCACACATATTCATTCAATGTTGGTTTTGAAAGTAAGGCTGCATCTGTTCATGTGTGCAACACAGATCGCTGCAACAGTCAAGTCATTCCTC ACCCTGGTattcagaagaaaaacaacctgCAGTGTTTCACCTGTAATTatcttttttctgctgtgtgtaATGAGACAGTTCAGTGTGTGGGAACGGAGGACCGCTGCATTAGTTGGACTG GTGGATATGCATATAACAGGGACCAAACAGCTTATGCCTTTGGTTGTGCCTCTGCAAACCTCTGTGACATTGCTTCTCGCTTGGAGCTCCTGCCTCATTGGCCTTTTAAATCACTTAGTGAACCAAAATGTTGTGGAAgcagcttctgtaactcagcCTCATCTGTCAAACTGAATGTGATCCCTTTGCTATTTGGACTCATTACTCTTATTGTCTCTTAG